The Oxalobacter aliiformigenes nucleotide sequence TATTTTCAGCGCTATCCGGGTGTCGCACAATATATGGACAACATCCGCACAATGGCCAGAGAACAGGGATATGTTGAAACCGTTTTCGGCAGAAGACTCTGGCTTCCTGAAATCAATTCACCAAACGGCCCCCGTCGTCAGGCAGCAGAACGGGCGGCTATCAATGCTCCTATGCAGGGAACGGCGGCAGACATCATCAAACTATCGATGATCGAAGTGGAAAACTGGCTGGAAAACGAACAGCTTGAATCGAAACTGATCATGCAGGTTCATGATGAGCTGGTTCTGGAAGTTCCTGATAAGGAACTGGATATTGTCAGAAAAAAATTGCCGGAACTGATGGGAAGTGTTGCCCGATTAAAAGTACCGTTGATTGCGGAAGTCGGATTCGGGAAAAACTGGGATGAAGCACACTGATCTGTTTTCATCCTGTTTTTTGCGACAACGTTTTTCTGGCTTTTTCGTAAGCTTCCAGAGTAGAAGCCATTTTGCGACGGACATCGAAAAAAGTCGTCGAAATACCACTGCCCAAAATGACAACGATACCCAGCCAACCCACCCATCCAAGGAAATCTTCCCATACCAGAATTCCCCATATGCTGGAAAAAACAATACCTGAATATTGCAGATTCGCGGTAACCAGCGTTTTTCCCAAATGATAGGCACGCGTCATGGCCATTTGACCGACTGCCGCAAAAATCCCTATCAATGTCAGCAACACAATACCTTTGATGCTGTGGCTGTGAAATGCAATTCCGTCACTTCCCGGCAGGTGTGCACATACCACTGAAATAATAGCGCCCCCCATTGTCCCGATCATACAAAAATAAAAGACAACACGATATTCCGGTTCACCGAGATCGCCCAGATGCCTTACCTGAAGATAAGCCAAGGCAGCCAGTACACCGGATACGAGAGCGATCATTCCGGACTGCCACTGATTCGCATTGATCGTCGGCTGCAATAACAGAATGACACCCGCAAAGCTGGCAACAATGGCACAAACCAGTTTCCACTCAAACCGGACCTTCCCGTGATACAGACCGATGCCGAACAAGATGCCGGCAATCCAGATAGGCGACATGTAATTTAACGTCATGGCGGTCGCAAGCGGCAGTCCCCTGAACGAAAAAAACCATAAGCCAAAAGCAGTGGCGCCGACGACACCTCGCCACAAATGCTGGAAAGGATAAGCTGTCTTGAATGAACCTCCTCTGACACCGACCATGCAACCGAGAAAAATTGCACCGATCAGACTTCTGTACATAACGATTTCAGGTGTCGAATAGTCTTCGGATACCAGTTTTACGCAAACTCCCATCAAGGAAAAAAGAAATGTCGCGAAAAGCATCCAGAGAGATTGCATTTAAAAACCTGTCCAAAAAACCGGGAATCCGGCAACAGCAGCAATGATATCAACAACAAAATCCGAAAAGTCCACTCCAAATGATGCGCCAGAAAAGAGTCCGGAATCCTGCCCATCGAAAAACATGTCCCAACTGCTCATGGCGTATAATGTCGGACTTGGATCAAAAAATAATAAAGTCTTATTTTCATTGAATTTTACACCTTCTTCATAATAAACCTGCGGATGTTTGTTCCTTATGTCTAATGATGATTACGATAAAAAACCTCTTTCCTTCGAACAAGCTCTTGCCGAACTGGGTCAACTGGTAACTAAACTGGAAGCAGGCGAACTTTCACTGGAATCGTCTATCGATGCATACAAAAGGGGAGTTGAGCTGATCAGATTCTGTACAGCACAACTGGATAAAGTTGAAAGACAGGTGCAGATACTGGATGGAGAACTGCTGAAACCTTTTTCTCCCGAAGACCAGAACGGAGTTGACCATGACTGAATCATTTGACATCTGGATGCGTTCGGTACAATCCTGTGTCGAAAAAAAACTTTCCGAACTGCTGCCTTCAGAAAACCGGACTCCGCAACGATTACACGAAGCCATGCGTTATGCCGTTCTGGATGGAGGCAAAAGAATTCGCCCGTTACTGGTATTTGCGACAGGAACACTGTTCGGTGCCAAGACATCCGTTATGGCACAGGTTGCTTCGGCTGTCGAGATGATTCATGCCTATTCCCTGATTCACGATGACATGCCGTGTATGGACAACGATGTCCTGAGAAGGGGTAAACCAACTGTTCATGTCCAGTTCGGCGAAGCAATGGCCTTGCTTGCCGGAGACGCTCTTCAGGCACAGGCTTTTGTCGTTTTGTCAAACGTGAACGATGATGCAGTGCTGGCTGTAAAACGGTATCAGATTCTCTCTGGGGCAGCCGGATCTCTGGGAATGTGCGGAGGGCAGGCGATCGATCTGGACAGCATCGGCAAACAGCTTACCATCGGACAGCTTGAACAGATGCATCGCTTAAAGACAGGAGCGCTTCTCAAAGCATCAGTCATGCTTGGAGCACTGTCTGCAAAAATACCGTCTCCCGAAGAAAACCGGGCACTGGAAGAATACGCAAAGGCAGCCGGTCTCGCATTTCAGGTCGTTGACGATATTCTGGATGTGACAGCCGATCCGGAAATGCTGGGAAAAACTCCCGGAAAAGATCTCATGAATCACAAGCCGACGTACGTTTCATTGCTGGGTATTGAAAACTCGAAAAAACTGGCCGAACAGCTACGTCGCCAAGCTCATGATGTATTGGAACCATTTGGTAAAAAAGCGGATTATTTGAGAGAACTTGCCGACCTGGTTGTATACCGGAAAAAATAATGAAATTGCTGAATACCATAAACAGCCCGGCAGATCTTAAAAAGCTGCCGTGTTCCGTTCTTGAAGAACTAGCTGCCGAATTGCGCGATTATATTGTCCAGTCCGTCTCGAAAACGGGTGGTCATCTTTCGTCCAATCTGGGCACTGTGGAATTGGCTATCGCTTTGCATTATGTATTCGATACGCCGGTCGACCGGCTGATCTGGGATGTCGGTCACCAGAGTTATGCGCACAAGATACTGACCGGCAGAAGAGACCGGATGAAAACATTGCGCCAATTGGATGGCATGTCAGGCTTTCCGAAAAGAGAGGAAAGTGAATATGACTCTTTCGGAACGGCCCATTCGTCGACATCCATCTCCGCAGCACTTGGCATGGCTCTGGCCGCGAAGCTGAAAAACGAAAACTATACATCGATTGCAGTAATCGGCGACGGGGCCATTACGGGAGGAATGGCATTCGAGGCCATGAACAATGTCGGAATATATGATGACATCAAACTGCTCGTCATTCTGAACGACAATGATATGTCCATCTCGCCACCGGTCGGTGCTCTGAACCGTTATTTTGCCCGGTTAATGTCCGGCAAGTTTTATGCTACGGCAAAAAATGTTGGAAAAACCGTTCTGCGTGGCCCCATACTCGAAATTGCCAGGCGGTTCGAAGAACATGCAAAAGGACTGATCGCGCCGGCAACTCTTTTCGAGGAATTCGGATTCAACTATGTAGGACCCATTGATGGTCATGATGTGGAATTGCTGGTTTCGACTTTGAAAAACCTGAAACAGCGTACAGGCCCCCAATTCCTTCATATCGTTACCAAAAAAGGACATGGCTACAAACTGGCTGAAGCGGATCCTGTCCTGTACCACGGTCTCGGAAAGTTCAGTCCGGAAGAAGGGATAAAACCACCGACCGGCTTGAAACCGACTTATGCCGATATCTTCGGTAACTGGCTGTGCGATATGGCCGCGACCGACAGCAAACTGATCGGAATCACCCCGGCCATGCGCGAAGGATCGGGAATGGTTCAATTTGCAAAAGATTATCCGGATCGTTTTTTCGATGTGGGTATTGCAGAGCAACATGCCGTTACATTTGCCGCCGGACTGGCCTGTGAAGGATTCAAACCGATCGTCGCAATCTATTCGACCTTTCTGCAAAGAGCTTACGACCAGCTCATTCACGATGTGGCCTTGCAAAATCTTGATGTGACATTCGCGCTGGACCGCTCGGGTCTGGTCGGTGCCGACGGCGCCACTCATGCCGGAAACTATGATATGGCATATTTGAGATGTATTCCGAATATGGTTATCATGGCACCAAGTAATGAAAACGAGTCACGCCAGATGCTGACAACCGCTTTTCTTTACAAGGGACCCGCCGCTGTACGTTATCCCCGTGGAGCCGGTATCGGAGCACCTGTCGAAAAAACATTCGATTCTTTGCCAATCGGGAAAGGAAAAGTTCTCAGAAACGGAAAAAACATCGCTATCCTGGCTTTTGGTACGATGGTTGCCCCCAGCCTTGCTGCCGGAGAATCGATAAATGCAACAGTCGTCAATATGCGTTTCGTCAAACCCATTGACAAAAATCTCATTCTCGAAATGGCACAAACGCATCACGCACTGGTCACTGTCGAGGAAGGAACGGTTTCAGGAGGCGCCGGATCTGCCGTTATGGAAGCACTGGCAGAAGAAAAAATGGCAAACCCGGTTCTTTTGCTTGGCCTGCCGGACAAATTCATAGATCATGGCGATGTCAGCCAGTTACTCGCCATGCACAAACTCGATAAAAATGGCATTATTACGTCAATCCAGGAACGCTTCGGAAAGTCTGCCGATACCTGCAGCATCCGGTAATTTCCTGTATTGTGCTTTTTAAGGTTAGACAATGAATTTCAGAGACACCCATTCTTTTGATTACAACTGGGATGACTGCTCAAACACCCATACAACAATCAGTCCATCGGCTACGAAAATGAATTCTGATACCCTTTCCATTCCGGACGTTCAAAGCACCTTGGATACCAGACATATAGCCATACAGAAGGTAGGTGTCAAGGGAGTCCGTCAT carries:
- a CDS encoding DMT family transporter, with the protein product MQSLWMLFATFLFSLMGVCVKLVSEDYSTPEIVMYRSLIGAIFLGCMVGVRGGSFKTAYPFQHLWRGVVGATAFGLWFFSFRGLPLATAMTLNYMSPIWIAGILFGIGLYHGKVRFEWKLVCAIVASFAGVILLLQPTINANQWQSGMIALVSGVLAALAYLQVRHLGDLGEPEYRVVFYFCMIGTMGGAIISVVCAHLPGSDGIAFHSHSIKGIVLLTLIGIFAAVGQMAMTRAYHLGKTLVTANLQYSGIVFSSIWGILVWEDFLGWVGWLGIVVILGSGISTTFFDVRRKMASTLEAYEKARKTLSQKTG
- the dxs gene encoding 1-deoxy-D-xylulose-5-phosphate synthase, whose product is MKLLNTINSPADLKKLPCSVLEELAAELRDYIVQSVSKTGGHLSSNLGTVELAIALHYVFDTPVDRLIWDVGHQSYAHKILTGRRDRMKTLRQLDGMSGFPKREESEYDSFGTAHSSTSISAALGMALAAKLKNENYTSIAVIGDGAITGGMAFEAMNNVGIYDDIKLLVILNDNDMSISPPVGALNRYFARLMSGKFYATAKNVGKTVLRGPILEIARRFEEHAKGLIAPATLFEEFGFNYVGPIDGHDVELLVSTLKNLKQRTGPQFLHIVTKKGHGYKLAEADPVLYHGLGKFSPEEGIKPPTGLKPTYADIFGNWLCDMAATDSKLIGITPAMREGSGMVQFAKDYPDRFFDVGIAEQHAVTFAAGLACEGFKPIVAIYSTFLQRAYDQLIHDVALQNLDVTFALDRSGLVGADGATHAGNYDMAYLRCIPNMVIMAPSNENESRQMLTTAFLYKGPAAVRYPRGAGIGAPVEKTFDSLPIGKGKVLRNGKNIAILAFGTMVAPSLAAGESINATVVNMRFVKPIDKNLILEMAQTHHALVTVEEGTVSGGAGSAVMEALAEEKMANPVLLLGLPDKFIDHGDVSQLLAMHKLDKNGIITSIQERFGKSADTCSIR
- a CDS encoding polyprenyl synthetase family protein, whose protein sequence is MTESFDIWMRSVQSCVEKKLSELLPSENRTPQRLHEAMRYAVLDGGKRIRPLLVFATGTLFGAKTSVMAQVASAVEMIHAYSLIHDDMPCMDNDVLRRGKPTVHVQFGEAMALLAGDALQAQAFVVLSNVNDDAVLAVKRYQILSGAAGSLGMCGGQAIDLDSIGKQLTIGQLEQMHRLKTGALLKASVMLGALSAKIPSPEENRALEEYAKAAGLAFQVVDDILDVTADPEMLGKTPGKDLMNHKPTYVSLLGIENSKKLAEQLRRQAHDVLEPFGKKADYLRELADLVVYRKK
- a CDS encoding exodeoxyribonuclease VII small subunit produces the protein MSNDDYDKKPLSFEQALAELGQLVTKLEAGELSLESSIDAYKRGVELIRFCTAQLDKVERQVQILDGELLKPFSPEDQNGVDHD